A region of Polyangiaceae bacterium DNA encodes the following proteins:
- a CDS encoding DUF4215 domain-containing protein has translation MTYFARLPRALAIVAALLTVLLGTGTALAATTIPGGNVINQTWTPAGSPYIVEGDTIVPAGASLTIQAGTTVLFKSTDAQGGGANTTKVELIINGTLTVAGTTANPVTFQSETGTTAGSWYGIIVNSGASGASISGAVVKHATYGVSSAATGSLLSVVDSTFSTNTNGVHLTGGSPTLTKVTTTGNTYGFHVIPPASPSFVEAQVYDNTSYGLYAYAASGTSTISVDKSTFDKNGSYGVYTYKASAATLTINIKNSIVTNHTTYGVYRYTSYLPTINITYSDIWGNGTNTNATLGAGSFSCNPLYVSPTNRRLTENSPARNSAESGGGDIGALAYTGDPTPGLHGVLWTNKVLSKAGSPYAVAGDLRVPVGVTLTLEPGVTLNFATTDIMACGVVTTKAELQVEGSLYAVGTAAEKITLTSAGTTAGSWNGLRLAPGSSGSTLGYLISEEATNGILYDTTGTGNSLHHLTLKTNTSGLRVDTGSAGADIVEATANTYGAHVNSPGSLALTNALLYANTSYGVYAYAASGTSTVNLMNSTLNANGSYGVYTYKASAATLTVNVTNSIVTNHTTYGVYRYTSYLPTVNITYSDIWGNGTNTNATMGAGSISQNPLYKSASDLRLQASSVCVDAGTATGAPNHDFDGVSRPLDGNGIGGAAFDMGAFELSIVGVCGDGVQNTGEACDDGTNNGSYGYCNTSCSGLGPHCGDNIKNGTEDCDDGNNSNTDSCTNACKNAACGDGFQQAGEACDDGNTSNTDGCLTTCIAASCGDGFQQAGVEECDDGNSSNTDACVAGCKAAKCGDGHVQSGVEACDDGNTNNNDACSNTCALPGCGDGVQQAGEACDDGNKDNTDACLSTCIAASCGDGFVRTGVEECDDGNAANTDACTSTCKAAKCGDGFVQSGVEQCDDANADNTDACLGTCKSAACGDGYVQSGVEACDDGNQVDADGCSNQCKLPGCGDGVIQPGEACDDGNTSDEDACISTCKNASCGDGHVFAAVEKCDDGNLQAGDGCSPLCELEGGTGGAGGTGGSGTGASAGTGASAGSGGTPGSGGGTAGGQGSSDSSSGCGCRVPAGDGAPGALASLLGLLALALRKRRKVRY, from the coding sequence ATGACTTACTTCGCTCGGCTCCCGCGGGCGCTCGCCATCGTGGCGGCGCTCCTCACTGTGCTGCTCGGGACTGGGACCGCGCTCGCGGCCACCACCATCCCTGGTGGAAACGTCATCAACCAGACCTGGACCCCTGCCGGGAGCCCCTACATCGTGGAGGGCGACACCATCGTGCCCGCCGGCGCGAGCTTGACCATTCAGGCCGGGACGACGGTGCTCTTCAAGTCGACGGACGCGCAGGGGGGCGGCGCCAACACGACGAAGGTCGAGCTGATCATCAACGGGACGCTGACCGTGGCCGGCACCACGGCGAACCCCGTCACCTTCCAGTCGGAGACGGGCACCACCGCCGGCAGCTGGTACGGCATCATCGTCAACTCCGGCGCCAGCGGGGCCAGCATCTCCGGCGCCGTGGTCAAGCACGCCACTTACGGCGTGAGCAGCGCGGCCACCGGTTCGCTGCTGAGCGTCGTGGACTCGACCTTCTCGACGAACACCAACGGCGTGCACTTGACCGGCGGCTCGCCCACGCTCACGAAGGTCACCACCACGGGCAACACCTACGGGTTCCACGTGATCCCTCCCGCTTCGCCGAGCTTCGTGGAGGCGCAGGTCTACGACAACACGAGCTACGGGCTCTACGCCTATGCGGCCTCGGGAACCAGCACCATCTCCGTGGACAAGAGCACGTTCGACAAGAACGGGAGCTACGGCGTCTACACCTACAAGGCCAGCGCAGCGACCCTGACGATCAACATCAAGAACAGCATCGTCACGAACCACACCACCTACGGGGTCTACCGCTACACGAGCTACTTGCCGACGATCAACATCACCTACAGCGACATCTGGGGTAACGGCACCAACACCAACGCGACCCTCGGCGCTGGCAGCTTCTCCTGTAATCCGCTCTACGTCTCCCCGACCAACCGGCGCCTGACGGAGAACTCGCCGGCGCGCAACTCGGCGGAGTCGGGCGGTGGCGACATCGGCGCGCTCGCGTACACGGGGGACCCGACGCCGGGTCTGCACGGTGTGCTGTGGACGAACAAGGTCCTGTCCAAGGCCGGGTCGCCCTACGCCGTGGCCGGTGACCTGCGCGTACCGGTCGGCGTGACCCTGACCTTGGAGCCCGGCGTGACGCTCAACTTCGCGACCACCGACATCATGGCCTGCGGCGTCGTCACCACCAAGGCTGAACTCCAGGTCGAAGGCAGCCTCTACGCCGTCGGCACCGCCGCCGAGAAGATCACGCTGACCTCGGCGGGTACCACCGCCGGCAGCTGGAACGGCCTGCGTCTGGCCCCGGGCTCCAGCGGCTCGACGCTGGGCTACCTGATCAGCGAAGAGGCGACCAACGGCATCCTCTACGACACCACTGGCACCGGGAACTCGCTGCACCACCTGACCCTGAAGACCAACACGTCCGGGCTCCGGGTGGACACCGGCTCGGCCGGCGCGGACATCGTCGAGGCCACGGCCAACACATACGGCGCCCACGTCAACTCGCCCGGCTCGCTGGCGCTGACCAACGCGCTCCTCTACGCGAACACGAGCTACGGCGTGTACGCCTACGCCGCGTCTGGCACCAGCACGGTCAACCTGATGAATTCGACGCTGAACGCGAACGGCAGCTACGGTGTCTACACCTACAAGGCGAGCGCGGCCACGCTCACCGTCAACGTCACGAACTCGATCGTGACCAACCACACCACCTACGGCGTCTACCGCTACACGAGCTACCTGCCCACGGTGAACATCACCTACAGCGACATCTGGGGGAACGGCACCAACACCAACGCCACCATGGGCGCGGGGTCCATCTCGCAGAACCCGCTGTACAAGAGCGCGTCGGACCTCCGCTTGCAGGCCAGCAGCGTGTGCGTGGACGCGGGGACGGCGACCGGCGCGCCGAACCACGACTTCGACGGCGTGAGCCGGCCGCTGGACGGCAACGGCATCGGCGGCGCGGCGTTCGACATGGGCGCGTTCGAGCTGTCCATCGTCGGCGTGTGCGGTGACGGTGTGCAGAACACCGGTGAGGCCTGCGACGACGGCACCAACAACGGCAGCTACGGCTACTGCAATACCAGCTGCTCGGGCCTGGGACCCCACTGCGGCGACAACATCAAGAACGGCACGGAGGACTGCGACGACGGCAACAACTCCAACACCGACAGCTGCACCAACGCCTGCAAGAACGCAGCCTGCGGGGACGGCTTCCAGCAGGCCGGAGAGGCCTGCGACGACGGCAACACCTCCAACACCGACGGCTGCCTGACCACCTGCATCGCGGCCAGCTGCGGCGACGGCTTCCAGCAGGCCGGCGTCGAGGAGTGCGACGACGGAAACAGCTCGAATACCGATGCCTGCGTGGCGGGCTGCAAGGCGGCGAAGTGCGGCGACGGGCACGTGCAGTCGGGCGTCGAGGCGTGCGACGACGGCAACACCAACAACAACGACGCCTGCTCCAACACCTGCGCGCTGCCCGGCTGCGGCGACGGCGTCCAGCAGGCGGGCGAGGCGTGCGACGACGGCAACAAGGACAACACCGACGCCTGCCTCTCGACGTGCATCGCAGCGTCCTGCGGCGACGGGTTCGTGCGAACCGGCGTCGAGGAGTGCGACGACGGAAACGCCGCCAACACGGACGCCTGCACCTCGACCTGCAAGGCGGCCAAGTGCGGCGACGGCTTCGTGCAGTCCGGCGTCGAACAGTGCGACGACGCCAACGCGGACAACACGGACGCGTGCCTGGGGACCTGCAAGTCCGCGGCGTGCGGCGACGGCTACGTGCAGAGCGGGGTGGAGGCCTGCGACGACGGCAACCAGGTGGACGCCGACGGCTGCTCCAACCAGTGCAAGCTGCCCGGCTGCGGCGACGGCGTGATCCAGCCCGGTGAGGCCTGCGACGACGGCAACACCAGCGACGAGGACGCCTGCATCAGCACCTGCAAGAACGCCTCGTGCGGCGACGGCCACGTCTTCGCCGCGGTCGAGAAGTGCGACGACGGCAACCTCCAGGCCGGCGACGGCTGCAGCCCGCTGTGCGAGCTCGAGGGCGGCACCGGCGGTGCGGGCGGCACCGGCG
- a CDS encoding FAD-dependent monooxygenase: MSNRSEPQVLVAGAGPVGLFAALCLARRGVKPWIIDEAWRGATHSYALALHPTSLELLEELGLAKKALDGARRLSRVALYEGKERRGELDLSKLPTRFPFIAVLPQAELEELLVSALQAQGVEVEWNRRLALIKHEAAGVEVTVETLTKEAQGYVVAHEETVVESSETLTVPFLLGADGHESLTRTQLRVGFDEVRPAEQFAVFEVQGEDDGTDEMRIGLEQGSTNVLWPMPGNRHRWSFQVGDDVHVWQDSRDKDRLLGIGHGPSFLETANLPKLVAERAPWFGEETGVTRWRTAVRFDYGLARSFGKGRAWLAGEAGHATGPVGMQSMNVGFREAWRLAEIFAGVLQGTLKVEALAAYDQERRAEWTRLLGIGDDRLAPTERTPDWIRRHADRLSPCIPGGGAAFEQLVGQLGFQTR; this comes from the coding sequence ATGTCCAATCGTTCCGAACCCCAGGTCTTGGTCGCCGGCGCCGGTCCGGTGGGTCTGTTCGCCGCCTTGTGCCTGGCGCGGCGGGGGGTGAAGCCCTGGATCATCGACGAGGCCTGGCGCGGGGCCACGCACAGCTACGCGCTGGCGTTGCACCCCACCTCCCTGGAGCTCTTGGAGGAGCTGGGGCTGGCCAAGAAGGCGCTGGACGGCGCGCGCAGGCTGTCGCGGGTCGCGCTGTACGAAGGCAAAGAGCGGCGCGGTGAGCTCGACCTGTCGAAGCTGCCCACCCGCTTCCCCTTCATCGCCGTGCTGCCGCAGGCGGAGCTCGAAGAGCTGCTCGTGTCGGCGCTCCAGGCCCAGGGCGTCGAGGTGGAGTGGAACCGCCGCCTGGCCTTGATCAAGCACGAAGCCGCCGGAGTCGAGGTGACCGTCGAGACGCTGACCAAGGAAGCGCAGGGCTACGTCGTCGCCCACGAGGAGACGGTGGTCGAGAGCTCGGAGACGCTGACCGTTCCGTTCCTGCTCGGCGCCGACGGGCACGAGTCGCTGACGCGCACGCAGCTCCGCGTGGGTTTCGACGAGGTCCGGCCGGCGGAGCAGTTCGCGGTGTTCGAAGTTCAAGGTGAAGACGACGGCACGGACGAGATGCGCATCGGTCTGGAGCAGGGCTCGACCAACGTGCTCTGGCCGATGCCGGGCAATCGCCACCGCTGGAGCTTCCAGGTCGGCGACGACGTTCACGTCTGGCAGGACTCTCGCGACAAGGACCGCCTGCTCGGCATCGGTCACGGCCCGAGCTTCCTGGAGACGGCCAACCTGCCGAAGCTGGTCGCCGAGCGTGCGCCGTGGTTCGGCGAAGAGACCGGCGTCACGCGCTGGCGCACGGCGGTGCGCTTCGACTACGGCCTGGCGCGCTCGTTCGGCAAGGGCCGGGCCTGGCTGGCGGGCGAAGCCGGTCATGCCACCGGCCCCGTCGGCATGCAGAGCATGAACGTCGGCTTCCGAGAGGCGTGGCGCCTGGCGGAGATCTTCGCCGGCGTCCTCCAGGGCACGCTGAAGGTCGAGGCGCTCGCTGCCTACGACCAGGAGCGCCGCGCCGAGTGGACGCGCTTGCTCGGGATCGGAGACGACCGGTTGGCGCCCACCGAGCGCACTCCGGACTGGATCCGCCGTCACGCCGACCGGCTGAGCCCCTGCATCCCGGGTGGCGGCGCGGCTTTCGAGCAGCTGGTGGGCCAGCTCGGCTTCCAGACCCGGTGA
- a CDS encoding substrate-binding domain-containing protein encodes MALALAGALTVVACKESAPGGAAPAPSAAPKRGTAESPWLLGVSQCNLGEPWRVQMNEDLKKAAEKHPSLKLVLKDAQNDSLRQRAQVEELVAQRVDLLIISPKEAAPLTAPVADAYRKKIPVIVLDRAVQGDEYTTFIGADNVKIGREAGKWAAKALGGKGAIVELKGLMTSTPGQDRHKGFREGLELDKHPDLKVVFEADMQWLEPNARKEMESALTTQKKIDLVYAHNDPGAHGAHLAAKAVNREKEIKLVGIDALPHEGVEYVKRGILDATFLYPTGGAEAIETALAILGGKTVPKKIVLGTRAFTKDNVQQGGEAIP; translated from the coding sequence ATGGCGCTGGCGCTGGCCGGGGCGCTGACGGTGGTGGCCTGCAAAGAGTCGGCGCCAGGTGGTGCTGCCCCGGCGCCGAGCGCCGCCCCGAAGCGCGGCACCGCGGAGAGCCCGTGGCTCCTGGGCGTGAGCCAGTGCAACCTGGGCGAGCCCTGGCGCGTGCAGATGAACGAGGACCTGAAGAAGGCCGCGGAGAAGCACCCGAGCCTGAAGCTCGTGCTCAAAGACGCGCAGAACGACTCGCTCCGCCAGCGCGCTCAGGTCGAAGAGCTGGTCGCGCAGCGCGTCGATCTCTTGATCATCAGCCCCAAGGAAGCAGCGCCGCTTACCGCGCCGGTCGCCGACGCCTACCGGAAGAAGATCCCGGTCATCGTGCTCGACCGCGCCGTACAGGGCGACGAGTACACGACCTTCATCGGCGCCGACAACGTCAAGATCGGGCGCGAGGCGGGCAAGTGGGCGGCAAAGGCGCTCGGCGGCAAAGGCGCGATCGTGGAGCTCAAGGGGCTGATGACCAGCACCCCGGGTCAAGACCGCCACAAGGGCTTTCGGGAAGGGCTCGAGCTCGACAAGCACCCCGACCTGAAGGTCGTGTTCGAAGCGGACATGCAGTGGCTGGAGCCGAACGCGCGCAAGGAGATGGAGTCGGCGCTCACCACGCAGAAGAAGATCGACCTCGTCTACGCCCACAACGACCCCGGCGCGCACGGTGCCCACCTGGCGGCCAAGGCCGTGAACCGGGAGAAGGAGATCAAGCTGGTCGGCATCGACGCGCTGCCTCACGAGGGAGTCGAGTACGTGAAGCGGGGGATCCTGGACGCGACGTTCCTCTACCCAACGGGTGGGGCGGAGGCCATCGAGACCGCGCTGGCCATCCTCGGGGGCAAGACGGTGCCGAAGAAGATCGTGCTCGGCACGCGCGCCTTCACCAAGGACAACGTCCAACAGGGAGGCGAGGCCATCCCGTGA